A part of Arthrobacter dokdonellae genomic DNA contains:
- a CDS encoding GNAT family N-acetyltransferase, whose protein sequence is METRGFATFATGDGGVVPVSVTVRRATKLDIPVILDINARAGRPANTAGSLALAIEDPGRLVVVANASGGMAGWAKTHHWNHQDGAAPAGHYLGGVTVLPDVRRRGVATALTDARLHWIWRRSDAAWYVVNVDNLPSIALHRRWGFSEVARAPQFHTTQFTGGVGLLMKAERAAACLPHSNDPEGEHG, encoded by the coding sequence GTGGAAACTCGAGGCTTCGCCACTTTTGCCACGGGGGACGGGGGAGTGGTGCCCGTCAGCGTGACGGTCCGCCGGGCGACAAAACTCGACATCCCGGTCATCCTGGACATCAATGCACGGGCGGGTCGGCCCGCCAACACGGCCGGCTCGCTGGCGCTGGCCATCGAGGACCCCGGACGGCTGGTGGTTGTCGCAAATGCGTCAGGCGGCATGGCCGGCTGGGCCAAGACGCACCATTGGAACCACCAGGATGGGGCGGCACCCGCCGGGCACTACCTGGGCGGCGTGACGGTCCTGCCTGATGTTCGACGGCGGGGCGTGGCCACCGCGCTCACCGACGCCCGGCTGCACTGGATCTGGCGGCGCAGTGATGCCGCCTGGTACGTGGTCAACGTGGACAACTTGCCGTCCATCGCGCTTCACCGGCGGTGGGGCTTTTCCGAGGTGGCGCGGGCTCCCCAATTCCACACCACGCAGTTCACCGGCGGCGTGGGCCTGCTCATGAAGGCTGAACGCGCGGCCGCCTGTTTGCCGCACAGCAATGACCCTGAAGGTGAGCACGGTTAG
- a CDS encoding VOC family protein codes for MTTTEGITIVLHPVSDLEAAKKVYSALLGMQPQADSPYYVGFDAAGQHIGLVPNGGPQGMTSPVAYWQVADIEAKLAELTAAGATVTEPAHNVGGTRWVASVTDLDGNVLGVVEDR; via the coding sequence ATGACCACCACCGAAGGAATCACGATTGTCCTGCACCCCGTCAGCGACCTCGAGGCCGCCAAGAAGGTCTATTCCGCCCTGCTGGGGATGCAACCGCAGGCGGACTCGCCCTACTACGTCGGCTTCGACGCGGCCGGCCAGCACATCGGGCTGGTGCCCAACGGCGGCCCGCAGGGGATGACCTCGCCGGTGGCCTACTGGCAGGTGGCGGACATCGAGGCGAAGCTGGCCGAGCTGACCGCCGCCGGCGCCACCGTGACGGAACCAGCCCACAACGTCGGCGGCACCCGCTGGGTCGCCAGCGTCACGGATCTGGATGGAAATGTCCTGGGCGTTGTCGAGGACCGGTGA
- a CDS encoding ATP-binding cassette domain-containing protein has protein sequence MTTDTTAAEQPAALRIADSHETIRVQGARVNNLKEVSVEIPKRRLTVFTGVSGSGKSSLVFGTIAAESQRMINETYSTFVQGFMPTLARPDVDVLEGLTTAILVDQERMGANPRSTVGTATDANAMLRIVFSRLGQPHIGSPQAYSFNVPSVSGAGAVTLEKGGQTVKERRSFSITGGMCPRCEGRGDVSDFDLAALFDAGKSLAEGALTIPGYSMDGWYGRIFAGSGFFDMDKKLGKFTKKELNDLLHKEPTKIKVEGINLTYEGLIPKIQKTMLAKDRDAMQPHIRAFVDRAVVFQRCPECGGTRLAAPARSSKINGKNIADVCAMQISDLAAWVRGLDEPSVAPLLGSLGETLDSFVDIGLGYLSLDRPSGTLSGGEAQRTKMIRHLGSSLTDITYVFDEPTIGLHPHDIARMNKLLLQLRDKGNTVLVVEHKPEAIAIADHVIDLGPLAGTKGGEVMFEGTVEGLRGSGTLTGQHLDDRAALKKAPRRPAGALEVRGANANNLKDVDVDIPLGVLTVVTGVAGSGKSSLIHGSVSGRDGVVSIDQAGIKGSRRSNPATYTGLLEPIRKAFAKANGVKPALFSANSEGACPVCNGAGVIYTELGFMDTVSTPCEECGGKRFQALVLEYKLGGKDISEVLAMSVAEAEQFFGTGESRIPAAHKILGHLSDVGLGYLSLGQPLTTLSGGERQRIKLATHLGEKGGVYVLDEPTTGLHLADVENLLGLLDRLVDSGKSVIVIEHHQAVMAHADWIIDIGPGAGHDGGRIVFEGTPAELVASRETLTGEHLAAYVGA, from the coding sequence ATGACCACGGACACGACCGCCGCCGAGCAGCCGGCGGCGCTGCGGATCGCAGACAGCCACGAGACCATCCGCGTGCAGGGTGCCCGCGTGAACAACCTCAAGGAAGTCAGCGTCGAGATCCCCAAGCGGCGGCTGACGGTGTTCACCGGCGTGTCCGGCTCCGGCAAGAGCTCCCTGGTGTTCGGCACCATCGCGGCCGAGTCCCAGCGGATGATCAACGAGACCTACAGCACGTTCGTGCAGGGATTCATGCCGACGCTCGCCCGCCCCGACGTGGACGTGCTCGAGGGGCTGACGACGGCGATCCTCGTCGACCAGGAACGCATGGGCGCCAACCCGCGCTCCACCGTGGGCACCGCCACCGACGCGAACGCCATGCTGCGCATCGTCTTCAGCCGGCTCGGCCAGCCGCACATCGGCTCCCCGCAGGCGTACTCCTTCAACGTACCGTCCGTCAGCGGGGCGGGCGCCGTCACGCTGGAAAAGGGCGGGCAGACCGTCAAGGAGCGGCGCAGCTTCAGCATCACGGGCGGCATGTGCCCGCGCTGCGAGGGGCGCGGCGACGTCAGCGACTTTGACCTGGCCGCCCTGTTCGACGCCGGGAAGTCCCTTGCCGAGGGCGCCCTCACCATCCCCGGCTACAGCATGGACGGCTGGTACGGGCGCATCTTCGCCGGCTCCGGCTTCTTTGACATGGACAAGAAGCTGGGCAAGTTCACGAAGAAGGAGCTGAACGACCTGCTCCACAAGGAGCCGACGAAGATCAAGGTCGAGGGCATCAACCTGACCTACGAGGGCCTGATCCCGAAGATCCAGAAGACGATGCTGGCCAAGGACCGCGACGCCATGCAGCCGCACATCCGCGCCTTCGTGGACCGCGCCGTCGTCTTCCAGAGGTGCCCCGAGTGCGGCGGCACCCGGCTGGCCGCCCCGGCCCGGTCTTCAAAGATCAACGGCAAAAACATCGCCGACGTGTGCGCCATGCAGATCAGCGACCTCGCCGCCTGGGTCCGCGGCCTGGACGAGCCGTCCGTGGCGCCGCTCCTGGGGTCGCTGGGGGAAACGCTGGACTCATTCGTGGACATCGGACTCGGCTACCTCAGCCTTGACCGCCCGTCCGGCACGCTGTCCGGCGGCGAGGCGCAAAGAACCAAGATGATCCGCCACCTGGGCTCCTCGCTGACGGACATCACCTACGTCTTTGACGAACCGACCATCGGCCTGCACCCGCACGACATCGCCCGGATGAACAAGCTCCTGCTGCAGCTGCGCGACAAGGGCAACACCGTCCTGGTGGTGGAGCACAAGCCGGAGGCGATCGCCATCGCCGACCACGTGATCGACCTGGGGCCACTGGCCGGCACCAAGGGCGGGGAGGTCATGTTCGAAGGGACCGTCGAGGGCCTGCGGGGCAGCGGCACGCTGACCGGGCAGCACCTGGACGACCGCGCGGCGCTGAAGAAGGCGCCCCGCAGGCCGGCGGGCGCCCTGGAGGTGCGCGGCGCCAACGCCAACAACCTCAAGGACGTCGACGTCGACATCCCCCTGGGCGTGCTGACGGTGGTCACCGGCGTTGCGGGCTCGGGCAAGAGCTCGCTGATCCACGGCTCCGTCTCCGGCCGGGACGGCGTGGTCTCGATCGACCAGGCCGGCATCAAGGGCTCCCGGCGGAGCAACCCGGCAACGTACACGGGACTGCTCGAACCGATCCGCAAGGCGTTCGCCAAGGCCAACGGCGTCAAGCCGGCCCTTTTCAGCGCCAACTCCGAGGGCGCCTGCCCGGTCTGCAACGGCGCCGGCGTCATCTACACCGAACTCGGATTCATGGACACCGTCTCGACCCCCTGCGAGGAATGTGGCGGAAAGCGTTTCCAGGCTTTGGTGCTTGAGTACAAGCTCGGCGGGAAGGACATCAGCGAGGTGCTGGCCATGTCGGTGGCCGAGGCCGAGCAGTTCTTCGGCACGGGGGAGTCCCGCATCCCCGCGGCCCACAAGATCCTGGGCCACCTGTCCGACGTCGGACTGGGATACCTGAGCCTGGGCCAGCCGCTCACGACGCTGTCCGGTGGCGAGCGGCAGCGCATCAAGCTGGCGACGCACCTGGGGGAGAAGGGCGGGGTCTACGTCCTCGACGAGCCCACCACCGGCCTGCACCTGGCCGACGTCGAGAACCTGCTGGGCCTGCTGGACCGGCTGGTGGACTCGGGCAAGTCGGTGATCGTCATTGAGCACCACCAGGCCGTCATGGCGCACGCGGATTGGATCATCGACATCGGTCCCGGAGCCGGGCACGACGGCGGCCGCATCGTTTTCGAGGGCACGCCGGCCGAGCTGGTGGCTTCGCGGGAGACGCTGACGGGGGAGCACCTGGCTGCCTACGTGGGCGCCTGA
- a CDS encoding zinc-dependent alcohol dehydrogenase family protein, which translates to MRATIIYGPGDIRVEDRDYPTVLQPTDVVVSVTAACVCGSDLWPYRGVKPTHKPSAIGHEFIGRVESLGGAVTTLAVGDLVIAPFVVSCGTCAQCRNGVNVACDSLAGWGGKDAAGLPVDGGQGQAVRVPLAEATLVKVPGNTEPDDALRASLLTLSDVMATGHHAALAAKAGPGRSVVVVGDGAVGLCGVLAAKRLGAERIISMSRHADRQAIAREFGATDIVAERGDEGVAKVRELLGGVLADSVLECVGTKGSMEQALHSVRPGGALGFVGVPTGGAEIPLRYLFDTNITIGGGMAPARTYIPELLADVLAGSINPGRVFDAVMPLEDAPEAYRAMDERRAIKVLLTP; encoded by the coding sequence ATGCGCGCCACCATCATCTACGGCCCCGGCGATATCCGGGTCGAGGACCGCGACTACCCCACCGTCCTGCAGCCCACCGACGTCGTCGTGAGCGTCACCGCCGCCTGTGTTTGTGGCTCCGACCTGTGGCCCTACCGCGGCGTGAAGCCCACTCACAAGCCGTCCGCGATTGGGCATGAATTCATCGGCCGGGTGGAAAGCCTCGGCGGCGCCGTCACCACGCTGGCGGTGGGCGACCTGGTCATCGCTCCTTTCGTGGTCAGTTGCGGAACGTGCGCGCAGTGCCGCAACGGCGTCAACGTGGCCTGCGACAGCTTGGCCGGCTGGGGCGGCAAGGACGCCGCCGGGCTGCCGGTCGACGGCGGTCAGGGCCAGGCGGTCCGTGTCCCCCTGGCCGAGGCGACCCTGGTCAAGGTCCCTGGAAACACTGAGCCTGACGATGCCCTGCGCGCCAGCCTGCTGACCCTCTCAGACGTCATGGCGACCGGCCACCATGCCGCCCTCGCCGCGAAGGCCGGCCCAGGCCGGAGCGTCGTCGTCGTCGGCGATGGTGCCGTGGGTTTGTGCGGGGTGCTGGCCGCCAAGCGGTTGGGCGCCGAACGGATCATTTCCATGTCCCGGCATGCCGACCGGCAGGCCATTGCCCGGGAATTCGGCGCGACGGATATCGTGGCGGAACGCGGGGATGAAGGCGTGGCCAAGGTCCGTGAACTCCTTGGCGGGGTGCTGGCGGACTCTGTCCTGGAGTGCGTTGGCACCAAGGGCTCCATGGAGCAGGCGCTGCACAGTGTCCGCCCCGGCGGGGCTTTGGGCTTTGTCGGCGTTCCCACGGGCGGTGCCGAGATTCCGCTGCGCTACCTCTTCGACACCAACATCACCATCGGCGGCGGCATGGCCCCTGCCCGGACGTACATTCCGGAGCTGCTTGCCGATGTCCTGGCCGGCAGCATCAACCCGGGCCGCGTCTTTGACGCCGTCATGCCACTCGAGGACGCCCCCGAAGCCTACCGCGCGATGGATGAACGACGCGCCATCAAGGTCCTGCTGACCCCCTAG
- a CDS encoding alpha/beta hydrolase family protein, translating to MAESHEVSWELDGIAMEGTLVRPDGAGPFPAVVLVAGSGPTDRDWCSPLLPGRNGSGRLFAEAFAQAGIASIRYDKRASGPRAAVNVPKLLGRLSMQSHLDELAGAVRALAGTGVADPDRIVGLGNSEGALHVLHYATGSQLLPFAGIVLAAPPGRPIQEVLLAQLALQSAQVPGGAEMMPKVREAAERYSAGRPMNPDPALPDSVKMVLSSFEAPANLPLARELWAESTCDSLDRVRIPTLVLIGGRDVQIDVQADGGPLQMAAAGMPNVSFAFPPNANHVFKEDRRTPAEVAASPGNGYNEPGTRLDPESLEVILAWLRGSAGVLSGASKLDGDRPGQWPYGPAAAR from the coding sequence ATGGCTGAATCACACGAGGTGTCGTGGGAGCTGGATGGCATCGCGATGGAGGGGACGCTGGTCCGGCCCGACGGCGCGGGACCGTTCCCCGCCGTCGTCCTGGTGGCCGGCAGCGGGCCGACCGACCGCGACTGGTGTTCGCCGCTTCTTCCCGGCCGCAACGGCAGCGGCCGCCTCTTCGCCGAAGCGTTCGCCCAGGCCGGCATCGCGTCCATCCGCTATGACAAGCGGGCCTCCGGGCCGCGCGCAGCCGTGAATGTCCCGAAGCTGCTCGGCAGGCTCAGCATGCAGTCGCATCTTGACGAACTGGCCGGGGCCGTCAGGGCCCTGGCCGGGACGGGCGTTGCCGACCCGGACAGGATCGTCGGGCTGGGCAACAGCGAGGGCGCCCTTCATGTGCTCCACTACGCCACGGGCTCCCAACTGTTGCCCTTCGCCGGAATCGTGCTGGCGGCGCCTCCCGGACGTCCCATCCAGGAGGTCCTGCTGGCGCAGTTGGCGCTGCAGTCCGCCCAGGTTCCCGGCGGGGCGGAAATGATGCCCAAGGTCCGGGAGGCAGCCGAGCGATACTCGGCGGGGCGGCCGATGAACCCCGATCCGGCGCTGCCAGACAGCGTGAAGATGGTCTTGTCCAGCTTTGAGGCGCCCGCCAACCTGCCGCTGGCCCGCGAGCTGTGGGCCGAGTCAACGTGTGACTCCTTGGACAGGGTCCGTATTCCGACACTGGTGCTGATTGGGGGAAGAGACGTGCAGATTGATGTGCAGGCCGACGGCGGTCCTCTCCAGATGGCGGCCGCGGGGATGCCGAACGTGAGCTTTGCGTTCCCGCCCAACGCGAACCACGTGTTCAAGGAAGACCGCCGGACCCCTGCCGAAGTCGCGGCGTCGCCTGGAAACGGGTACAACGAACCCGGCACGAGGCTGGATCCCGAAAGCCTGGAGGTCATTCTTGCGTGGCTGAGGGGCAGCGCCGGGGTGCTCTCCGGCGCAAGCAAGCTGGACGGGGACAGGCCCGGACAATGGCCTTATGGGCCGGCTGCGGCGCGATGA
- a CDS encoding helix-turn-helix domain-containing protein: MTQELPMDMIIRRRLRGLRLGRGWSLENLAGRCGLSPSTLSRLETGRRRIALDQLVPIARALDTTLDALVEPVGQNDVVIRPEAGHAQGLTTWILSDERALQGKVVAKMRITAERPAQVGSHPGRDWFTVLSGTARLVLGERTLLVHPGEVAEFSTMVPHSIGAHGGPVEILSILSHDGGLAHLHGPAAAGPARAPLGRAELGQDQPDRGADQQDHDHGAERPQQQGQMPAAAPHGPDEHREPGDEQPGTEVAQGGRGEHGAEQHGDG, translated from the coding sequence ATGACGCAAGAACTGCCCATGGACATGATCATCAGGAGGCGCCTGCGGGGGCTTCGCCTCGGCCGCGGGTGGTCGTTGGAAAACCTGGCCGGCCGCTGCGGGCTCAGCCCCTCGACCCTGAGCCGCCTGGAGACGGGCCGGCGCCGGATCGCGCTGGACCAGCTGGTGCCGATCGCCCGCGCCCTGGACACCACCCTGGACGCGCTGGTCGAACCCGTGGGGCAGAACGACGTCGTCATCCGCCCGGAGGCCGGACACGCCCAGGGCCTGACGACCTGGATCCTTTCCGACGAGCGGGCGCTCCAGGGCAAGGTCGTGGCCAAGATGCGCATCACGGCCGAACGTCCGGCCCAGGTGGGGAGCCATCCGGGCAGGGATTGGTTCACGGTGCTTTCCGGCACGGCCAGGCTGGTCCTGGGGGAGCGGACCCTTCTGGTGCACCCCGGCGAGGTGGCCGAGTTCTCCACGATGGTGCCGCACTCCATTGGGGCCCACGGTGGGCCGGTCGAGATCCTGAGCATCCTCAGCCACGACGGCGGGCTGGCACACCTGCACGGACCCGCGGCAGCCGGACCGGCGCGCGCGCCGCTAGGCCGCGCGGAGCTGGGCCAGGACCAGCCCGACCGGGGCGCTGACCAGCAGGATCACGACCATGGCGCGGAACGCCCACAGCAGCAGGGGCAGATGCCGGCCGCCGCCCCGCACGGCCCAGACGAACATCGCGAGCCCGGCGACGAGCAGCCCGGCACCGAGGTAGCCCAGGGCGGGCGCGGCGAGCACGGTGCCGAGCAGCACGGCGATGGTTGA
- a CDS encoding methyltransferase: MTDHATHQHPAPHTHQHDAGLPALLDLDAQVLGDYLDGAAAWSAGLVHRAGTIVDIGSGTGAGTVALARRFPAAELLAVDRSPDMVARTLGAARSAGVAGRVRAVEADLDRAWPALGGVDLIWASSSLHELADPQRAMRDIFAALNPGGLAVVVEMDGLPRFLPDSFHGGLEPRLHALLARRGWNAHPDWQPGLERAGFADVQRRAFPTEGRPAPELAARYARAFLARMGPALEGVAAAGDLAALRRVLADRGTDSPLGGPGTVVRGGRTAWAARKP, translated from the coding sequence ATGACCGACCACGCAACGCACCAGCACCCAGCCCCGCACACGCACCAGCACGACGCCGGGCTCCCGGCACTACTGGATCTCGACGCCCAGGTCCTGGGCGACTACCTGGACGGGGCCGCGGCCTGGTCCGCCGGGCTCGTCCACCGCGCGGGGACCATAGTCGATATTGGCTCCGGCACCGGTGCAGGCACCGTGGCTCTGGCCCGGCGCTTTCCGGCCGCTGAGCTCCTTGCCGTCGACAGGTCCCCGGACATGGTCGCCCGGACCCTTGGGGCCGCACGGTCGGCAGGCGTGGCGGGCCGGGTGCGGGCCGTGGAGGCCGACCTCGACAGGGCCTGGCCCGCCCTCGGCGGCGTCGACCTGATCTGGGCCTCATCCTCGCTGCACGAACTGGCCGACCCGCAACGCGCCATGCGTGACATCTTCGCCGCACTCAATCCCGGCGGCCTGGCGGTGGTTGTGGAAATGGACGGCCTGCCCCGTTTCCTGCCGGACAGCTTTCACGGCGGGCTCGAGCCCCGCCTGCACGCGCTCCTGGCGCGGCGCGGTTGGAACGCCCATCCCGACTGGCAGCCGGGGCTCGAACGGGCCGGGTTCGCCGACGTGCAGCGGCGTGCCTTCCCCACGGAGGGACGTCCGGCGCCGGAACTGGCAGCCCGCTATGCCCGCGCCTTCCTGGCCCGGATGGGCCCAGCGCTCGAGGGCGTCGCGGCTGCCGGGGACCTGGCTGCGCTCCGGCGCGTGTTGGCAGACCGCGGGACGGACTCCCCCCTGGGCGGTCCGGGGACGGTGGTGCGCGGCGGCCGGACGGCGTGGGCCGCACGCAAGCCGTAG
- a CDS encoding DUF4190 domain-containing protein, with product MSDRPSNAPGEEYFYPGVYVPMGQEGTRVTARPPLSRTAIAGLVVACVSLVVLGFLGVLGMILGVMGLREIRSGRARGRGLAVAGMAVGAVAFIFYLVNLFVRTQ from the coding sequence ATGTCAGATCGGCCGTCCAACGCTCCCGGCGAGGAGTACTTTTATCCGGGCGTCTACGTTCCCATGGGGCAGGAAGGCACCCGCGTCACCGCGCGCCCGCCCCTGTCCCGGACAGCCATTGCCGGGCTGGTGGTCGCCTGCGTCAGCCTGGTCGTTCTCGGCTTCCTGGGCGTGCTCGGCATGATTCTTGGTGTGATGGGCCTGCGGGAAATCCGCTCCGGCCGGGCGCGTGGCCGCGGCCTGGCGGTTGCCGGCATGGCCGTGGGTGCCGTTGCGTTCATCTTCTACCTGGTCAACCTGTTCGTCAGGACCCAGTAG
- a CDS encoding YbaK/EbsC family protein produces the protein MSIHDAVGTGLLLPAVRDALAAHGIVCEVLPCAEELADTAAFCAHYGVALEQAANTIVVTSRKVEPSKQAVCVVLGTTRLDVNKKAKELLGVKRASFADAALTMARTGMAIGGVTPFGVVDLPIYVDSAVLARHEVIMGGGNRTSKLRLDPNELAKLPHVEIVAGLAKAPDAT, from the coding sequence ATGAGCATCCATGACGCCGTTGGAACCGGCCTCCTCCTGCCCGCCGTCCGTGACGCGCTCGCCGCCCACGGGATTGTTTGCGAGGTGCTTCCCTGTGCCGAAGAACTCGCGGACACGGCGGCGTTTTGTGCCCACTACGGGGTCGCGCTCGAGCAGGCAGCCAACACGATCGTCGTGACCTCGCGCAAGGTCGAGCCCTCGAAGCAGGCCGTGTGCGTGGTGCTGGGCACCACGCGGCTGGACGTGAACAAAAAGGCCAAGGAACTCCTCGGCGTGAAGCGGGCGTCCTTCGCGGACGCCGCGCTCACCATGGCACGGACCGGGATGGCCATCGGCGGGGTCACGCCCTTCGGCGTCGTCGACCTGCCCATCTACGTCGACAGCGCAGTCCTCGCCCGGCACGAGGTCATCATGGGCGGCGGCAACCGCACGAGCAAGCTCCGGCTGGACCCAAACGAACTGGCCAAGCTGCCCCATGTGGAGATCGTCGCGGGCCTTGCGAAGGCGCCGGACGCCACATGA
- a CDS encoding AAA family ATPase has product MRDTATPVRRVAENPLEPLPRNAWPATLAPVRQLLDHGLELGRATVLVGENGAGKSTLVEAIAMAYGLNPEGGSTGAMHRSRASESELAACLSLTRNAGASRYGYFLRAETMHGFFSYLEDNPSTSRTDLPFHRMSHGESFLSLAADRFRGGGLWMLDEPESALSFSGCLSLLSVLRQLLAVGGSQVILSTHSPLLAALPGADLYEVGAWGLRPAQWEALELVRDWRSFLDAPQRFLRHL; this is encoded by the coding sequence ATGAGGGACACCGCCACGCCAGTGCGGAGGGTCGCGGAAAACCCGCTCGAGCCCCTCCCCCGGAACGCATGGCCGGCCACGCTGGCCCCCGTACGACAGCTTCTGGACCACGGCCTGGAGCTCGGCCGGGCGACCGTGCTGGTCGGGGAGAACGGCGCGGGGAAGTCCACCTTGGTCGAGGCGATCGCGATGGCCTACGGCCTCAACCCGGAGGGCGGATCCACGGGCGCCATGCATCGCAGCCGGGCCAGTGAATCCGAGCTGGCCGCCTGCCTGAGCCTGACCCGCAACGCAGGCGCGAGCAGGTATGGCTACTTCCTGCGGGCCGAAACCATGCACGGCTTCTTCAGCTACCTGGAGGACAATCCTTCCACGAGCAGGACGGACCTGCCGTTTCACCGGATGTCGCACGGCGAATCGTTCCTGTCCCTGGCCGCGGACCGGTTCCGCGGCGGCGGGCTGTGGATGCTGGACGAGCCCGAGTCCGCGCTGTCGTTTTCCGGCTGCCTGTCCCTCCTGAGCGTGCTGCGGCAGCTGCTGGCCGTCGGTGGTTCCCAGGTCATTCTCTCCACCCACTCGCCGCTGCTGGCGGCGCTGCCAGGCGCCGACCTTTACGAGGTGGGCGCGTGGGGGCTGCGGCCTGCCCAGTGGGAAGCCCTGGAGCTGGTGCGCGACTGGCGTTCCTTCCTGGACGCGCCGCAGCGCTTCCTGCGCCACCTGTAG